TGTTAGACAAGATAAATAACTTTTAGCAAGTAAATCTTCATCAGTTGGCGTCAAATGTTCGTTGATAGCAGGGCTAACGGTGTGAAGCACAAATTTGGCAGGCAAGTTATAAGCTGGCGTAATTTTTGCCGTTCCAGTTGGTTCGTCATGACCTTGTTCTTGCATGAGTTTGTAGCAATCCAGACGAAGTTGCACACCAGCATAGGTATGAATAGCATTGTCAGCGCAGTCATGAAGCGGTTGGAAACAACCAAGCATACGGCGATTAGCAGTATTGACGATGGCATCCACTTTGAGACGCGTAATATCACCTTTCCAAACATAAAGGCGGTCGTCTGTTGGAATGGGTTGTAGATGATTAAAGAAAACAACGACACGCTCTGCTTTTTTGAGTTGTAGATAGTTGTTTTGCATATCCAAAAAGCTGCTTGAAACCGCCATTGGTGGACGAACATTAAGAAGAGCACGCAATAATGTTTCCTGACCAGCTAAGTCACTAGGAACATTAATTGCTCTAAATTGTGGATTTTCCTTAATCAGGTAATCTAGAAGGTAGGTCACCATTTCTTTTTTTGTCATATGGTCTCCTTAGCATAATAAAATCGCTTTCCTAAGCATAAGTATATCACCTTTTTAAGGAATTAGCATTAAGAAAAATGAAAAAATCTGAAAATGACAAATAGGAATCCGTGCAGCAGTAACGAATTCCTATTTTTTGATAATCAATTCCAATGCTTTTTGTAATTTTTCTTCTTGCTTTTCTTTATCCTCAACTGGATTTTCGATGATTTGATTGATTTTGTTGCTAATAACGATACCCATGGTACGGTTAATGCTAGAACGAACAGCAGTTAATTGTGTCACGATATCGATACATTCTTTATCGTCCTCAATCATTTTTTGAATCCCACGCAGTTGCCCCTCAGCACGTTTTAAGCGATTGATAATGTCTTTGTTATTTGTTGCCATAAAGCCCTCCTTTGACTGTTATTATACCGATATGGGGTATTATTTGTCAAACTCAAGACATTATCATTGACAGTAAATTATAGGATGTGATATCATCTAAATATACCCATAGGGGTATCTGTTGATAGAGAGGAGACAAGGTTATTTTTCTAAAAAAATTATTTTCATCATCGATAAAAAATATTGATATTACAGAACTTCAACGACTTTTAGATAAAGATATTGTGTTATTAGACGTTCGAACAGCTCAAGAATACGCTAGGGGGCATATTAAAGGAGCTCGGTCATATCCTTTAGAACGTTTGAATACCTATCAGGGTACTAAAGATAAGCCAATTTATCTTATTTGTCATTCTGGAGCTCGCAGCAAACGTGGCGCAAAATTATTACAACAAAAAGGCTATGAAGCCATTTCGGTTAAAGGCGGTATGATGGCTTGGCATAGAAAAATTATCGGAGGAAATAAATGACTAAAATTTTAATTGTTGGTGGTGTCGCAGGTGGGATGTCAGCAGCGACTCGTTTACGCCGCTTAATGGAGGACGCTGAAATTATTGTATTTGACAAAGGACCTTATGTTTCATTTGCCAACTGTGGGCTTCCATTTCACGTTTCTGGGGAAATAGCAGAGCGTGAAAGTCTTATCGTACAGACACCAGAACGTTTGAAAGCACGATTTGCTATTGACGTTCGACCAGAATCAGAAGTGGTGGCAGTTGATACGGATAAGAAAAGCATCACAGTTCGCTATGCGGATAAAGTCTATGAAGAATCATACGACAAACTGATTTTGTCACCAGGTGCCAAACCAGTTGTTCCTCAAATGGAAGGGCTAGATAGTGCTGATAACGTGTTTGTGCTTCGCAATATTCCTGACTTGGATAAGATTCTAAATGCATTAAACAACACCAAAGCTAAACGTGCCACTATTATTGGTGCTGGGTTTATCGGACTTGAAATGGCAGAAAATTTGGCTAAAAGAGGCTTGCAAGTGATAATCGTTGAAAAGGCACCGCATGTTTTACCACCGTTAGATGAAGAAATGGCTGCTTTTGTTAAGGATGAATTGACACGAAACGGCATAACAGTTTACACTAATCAATCTGCCAAAGCTTTCAAGGATAATGGAAAAGTTATCATTCTTGAAGATGGTAGTGAGCTACTATCTGATATTACTATCATGTCAGTTGGGGTTCAACCAGAATCAAATTTAGCCAAAGAAGCAGGTCTTAAACTTGGTATACGTGGGAGGATTCTTGTTAATGAGTATTATCAAACCAGCAATCCAGATATTTACGCTGTTGGAGATGCCATTATTGTCAAGCAAGAAATCACTGGTCAAGATGCGCTTATTTCTCTAGCTAGCCCAGCAAACCGTCAAGGTCGCCAAGTTGCGGATAATATCGCTGGCATCGCTCGTCAAAATAAAGGAAGTATTGGAACAGCTATTGTTCGTGTCTTTGATTTGGCAGCTGCTTCAACAGGCTTGAGTGAACGCATAGCTCGCCAACAGTTTGAAGATGTAGCTGTTGTCCATACAACATCAAAAGACCATGCTAGTTATTATCCCAATGCTAGTGACATCGTTTTGAAATTGATTTTTAATCAGAAAACGGGTGCTATCTATGGAGCACAAGCTGTTGGGCAAAAAGGCGTTGAT
This sequence is a window from Streptococcus macedonicus ACA-DC 198. Protein-coding genes within it:
- a CDS encoding COG2110, Macro domain, possibly ADP-ribose binding module, with amino-acid sequence MTKKEMVTYLLDYLIKENPQFRAINVPSDLAGQETLLRALLNVRPPMAVSSSFLDMQNNYLQLKKAERVVVFFNHLQPIPTDDRLYVWKGDITRLKVDAIVNTANRRMLGCFQPLHDCADNAIHTYAGVQLRLDCYKLMQEQGHDEPTGTAKITPAYNLPAKFVLHTVSPAINEHLTPTDEDLLAKSYLSCLTLAEKNHLESVALSSLATDDEVHFINENAARIAIQTAKDFLEHSQFVNKIIFNVDEEEELNLYQQLLN
- the glpE gene encoding Rhodanese family protein encodes the protein MLLDVRTAQEYARGHIKGARSYPLERLNTYQGTKDKPIYLICHSGARSKRGAKLLQQKGYEAISVKGGMMAWHRKIIGGNK
- a CDS encoding putative NAD(FAD)-dependent dehydrogenase, encoding MTKILIVGGVAGGMSAATRLRRLMEDAEIIVFDKGPYVSFANCGLPFHVSGEIAERESLIVQTPERLKARFAIDVRPESEVVAVDTDKKSITVRYADKVYEESYDKLILSPGAKPVVPQMEGLDSADNVFVLRNIPDLDKILNALNNTKAKRATIIGAGFIGLEMAENLAKRGLQVIIVEKAPHVLPPLDEEMAAFVKDELTRNGITVYTNQSAKAFKDNGKVIILEDGSELLSDITIMSVGVQPESNLAKEAGLKLGIRGRILVNEYYQTSNPDIYAVGDAIIVKQEITGQDALISLASPANRQGRQVADNIAGIARQNKGSIGTAIVRVFDLAAASTGLSERIARQQFEDVAVVHTTSKDHASYYPNASDIVLKLIFNQKTGAIYGAQAVGQKGVDKRIDILATAIKAVLTVADLPELEFTYAPPFGSAKDPVNMAGYAALNIMEGFSENVQWYALSDELAKGKILLDVRTGKEVSHGHFANSINIPLDELRDRLAELDANQEYIISCHSGLRSYIGERILKQNGFKIQNLDGAYFLYSTVKPEEVIHD